In Mucilaginibacter celer, one DNA window encodes the following:
- a CDS encoding response regulator transcription factor — MTSNPLAKHRLTILYGVTLALLLFLLKWLELKLIIVNHAYEAYMGAIAVFFTALGIWLALKLTKPKTVVVEKPVYINNGPEFTINQTELDKLGLSKRELEVLQLMAEGLSNQEISERLFVSLNTIKTHSAKVFEKMEVKRRTQAVEMAKRLCIIP; from the coding sequence ATGACTTCAAACCCGCTGGCAAAACATAGGCTTACTATCCTTTACGGGGTAACATTGGCTTTGCTATTGTTTTTGCTGAAATGGCTGGAGTTAAAACTCATTATTGTAAACCATGCCTATGAGGCTTATATGGGGGCCATAGCTGTATTCTTTACCGCGCTCGGCATCTGGCTGGCGTTAAAGCTCACCAAACCTAAAACTGTAGTGGTTGAAAAACCTGTTTATATTAACAACGGTCCTGAATTTACCATTAACCAAACCGAACTTGATAAGCTTGGGCTAAGCAAACGCGAGCTGGAGGTTTTGCAGCTGATGGCCGAGGGATTGAGCAACCAGGAAATTTCTGAGCGCTTGTTTGTATCTTTAAATACTATCAAAACACATTCGGCAAAAGTATTTGAAAAAATGGAGGTAAAGCGCCGAACGCAGGCGGTTGAGATGGCTAAACGGCTTTGTATCATCCCCTGA
- a CDS encoding ligase-associated DNA damage response DEXH box helicase, with translation MMTSKGQQVIQQWYREKNWEQFPFQAEMMDAYLNGYSGLLNAPTGSGKTFALFLPFLAGFINQHPDTFKTQQNNGLLMLWITPLRALTNDIRKAMQEACNEMGLPWRIMTRTGDTSAAEKSALKKKLPEVLLTTPESLHLMLAQKEYPKLFSQLQVVVIDEWHELLGTKRGVQVELGLSKLKVLGSKSEVLNQKSKDLELKSHDFPLKIWGISATIGNLEQAAEVLLGNDFPKEQIRMVRANLEKKLDIRSIIPQNIENYSWAGHIGLKLLPEVMEIVAKSKTTLIFTNTRSQSEIWYHAILDNYPEYAGIMAMHHGSLDNELRNWVEAALHAEALKLVVCTSSLDLGVDFRPVDTVVQVGSPKGVARFMQRAGRSGHHPGATSLAYFVPTHSLELLEGAALKEAIKAKIFESRDPLLLAMDVLIQYMVTLAVSDGFKAEELFSEIKTTYAFADLSRSEFGQLLDFITTGGKTLAQYDEFLKVEVENGLYKVNSRRVAMRHRLSIGTITSELSIRVKWLSGGSLGTIEESFVSKLKPGNTFWFAGRSLEFVRVKEMTAYVKKSNSTKGIIPSWNGGRMPLSSQLAAVFRLKLDEVAHGLERDVEVKALKPLFDLQQKLSHLPQSHEFLIESFKSKEGHHLLFYPFEGRLVHEGMASLLAYRISKIKPASFSIAMNDYGFELLTDEDIPIEEALEDSAFFSLDNLIDDIQHSLNANEMARRKFRDIAHIGGLVFTGYPGQQIKNKHLQASTSLLFEVFSEYEPDNLLIRQAYNEALAFQLEEFRLRAALQRIQSQNIILKVIERPTPFAFPIMVDSLGREKLTTETLEERIAKMARSYGAEGVAEPAERKSRKPGITRKKGF, from the coding sequence ATGATGACAAGTAAAGGCCAACAGGTAATACAACAATGGTACCGGGAAAAAAACTGGGAACAGTTCCCTTTCCAGGCCGAAATGATGGATGCTTATCTGAATGGTTATTCGGGTTTGCTGAATGCGCCAACCGGCAGCGGTAAAACGTTTGCCCTGTTTTTGCCTTTTCTGGCGGGTTTTATTAACCAACATCCTGATACTTTTAAAACACAGCAAAACAACGGCTTGCTGATGCTTTGGATAACACCGCTTCGTGCCTTAACCAACGATATCCGCAAGGCCATGCAGGAGGCCTGCAATGAGATGGGCCTGCCCTGGCGGATAATGACACGCACCGGCGATACATCGGCAGCCGAAAAATCTGCCCTCAAAAAAAAGCTTCCCGAGGTATTGCTTACCACACCCGAAAGCCTGCACCTGATGCTGGCCCAGAAAGAATATCCCAAATTGTTTAGCCAACTGCAAGTGGTGGTGATTGATGAGTGGCACGAGTTGCTGGGAACCAAACGCGGCGTACAGGTGGAATTGGGTTTGTCTAAGTTAAAAGTCTTAGGTTCTAAGTCGGAAGTCTTAAATCAAAAGTCAAAAGACTTAGAACTTAAGTCTCACGACTTCCCACTTAAAATCTGGGGCATCAGCGCTACCATCGGCAATCTTGAACAAGCGGCTGAGGTGCTGTTAGGTAATGATTTTCCGAAAGAGCAGATCAGGATGGTGCGGGCCAACCTGGAGAAAAAGCTGGATATCCGTTCCATCATCCCTCAAAATATCGAAAACTATTCGTGGGCCGGGCATATCGGTTTAAAGCTGCTGCCGGAGGTGATGGAAATTGTTGCCAAAAGTAAAACAACGCTCATTTTTACTAATACCCGCTCACAATCTGAAATCTGGTATCACGCTATTTTGGATAACTACCCTGAGTATGCCGGCATTATGGCCATGCATCACGGCTCGTTGGATAATGAGCTGCGCAACTGGGTGGAAGCCGCACTGCATGCCGAGGCGCTGAAGCTGGTGGTATGTACATCGAGTTTGGACCTGGGGGTGGATTTTCGGCCCGTTGATACCGTGGTGCAAGTGGGGAGCCCCAAAGGCGTTGCCCGTTTTATGCAGCGGGCGGGCAGAAGCGGGCACCATCCGGGAGCAACTTCGTTAGCCTATTTTGTGCCTACCCACTCGCTCGAGTTATTGGAGGGGGCGGCGCTGAAAGAGGCCATTAAAGCCAAAATATTTGAAAGCCGCGACCCCTTGCTGCTGGCTATGGATGTGCTGATCCAGTACATGGTTACACTGGCGGTATCTGATGGCTTTAAGGCCGAAGAATTATTTAGTGAGATAAAAACAACCTATGCATTTGCTGATTTGAGCAGGAGTGAATTTGGCCAACTGCTTGATTTTATCACAACCGGGGGCAAAACCCTGGCCCAGTACGATGAATTTTTAAAGGTTGAGGTTGAGAATGGCCTTTACAAAGTGAACAGCAGGCGGGTAGCCATGCGGCATCGTTTAAGCATCGGTACTATCACCAGCGAGTTAAGTATCCGTGTAAAATGGCTCAGCGGCGGCAGTTTAGGTACTATCGAAGAGTCGTTTGTATCCAAATTGAAGCCCGGTAATACATTCTGGTTTGCCGGCCGCAGCCTGGAGTTTGTAAGAGTAAAGGAGATGACGGCTTATGTTAAAAAATCAAACTCGACCAAAGGTATTATCCCCAGTTGGAATGGCGGGCGGATGCCTTTATCATCACAACTGGCCGCAGTATTCAGGCTAAAACTGGATGAGGTAGCGCATGGCCTTGAGCGGGATGTGGAGGTAAAAGCCCTCAAGCCGCTTTTTGATCTGCAACAAAAACTATCGCACCTGCCACAAAGTCACGAATTTTTGATCGAATCATTCAAATCAAAAGAAGGACACCACCTCTTATTTTATCCTTTTGAGGGAAGATTGGTACACGAGGGTATGGCATCGCTGCTGGCCTATCGCATCAGCAAGATAAAACCGGCCAGTTTTTCTATCGCCATGAACGATTACGGATTTGAACTGCTTACTGATGAGGATATTCCTATTGAGGAAGCCCTGGAGGATTCGGCCTTTTTCTCGCTTGATAACCTGATAGATGATATTCAGCACAGTTTAAACGCCAATGAAATGGCCCGGCGAAAGTTTAGGGATATAGCCCACATCGGCGGATTGGTATTTACTGGTTATCCCGGACAGCAGATTAAAAACAAACACTTACAGGCCTCAACATCTTTATTATTCGAGGTTTTCAGCGAGTACGAGCCGGATAATTTACTGATCCGCCAGGCGTACAATGAAGCACTTGCTTTTCAACTGGAAGAGTTTAGGCTGAGGGCCGCGCTGCAGCGCATTCAATCGCAAAACATTATTTTAAAAGTGATTGAAAGACCTACGCCTTTTGCATTCCCGATAATGGTGGATAGCCTTGGGCGTGAAAAACTTACTACCGAAACCCTGGAAGAACGCATAGCCAAAATGGCCCGCAGCTATGGTGCCGAAGGCGTTGCTGAACCGGCAGAGCGAAAAAGCCGGAAGCCGGGGATTACGAGGAAGAAAGGATTTTAA
- a CDS encoding LysR family transcriptional regulator produces MIFDFRLKVFYTVAQRLSFTKAASELFITQPAVTKHIKELEKQLSQQLFKRNGNNIALTSAGKVLEKYAEKIFQTYTDLENELAQLNDLEAGTLHIGASTTVAQTILPKLLALFKKTYPKVTFNFIQANTDQISHMVLAEKIDIAIVEGAAHSAQLAYTDFAKDEIVLVTAANNKLSKKAEITPKQLPAIPLVLREAGSGTLDVIFNALAGVQISPKDLNIEIQLESSIAIKQYLLYSETATFLSIQSVVSELKYNELSIIDIKGLEIFRTFQFIQLHGKHSKLIELFKRFCLANYNLK; encoded by the coding sequence ATGATATTCGATTTCAGGCTGAAGGTTTTTTACACGGTTGCCCAGCGGTTAAGCTTTACCAAAGCCGCTTCGGAATTGTTTATTACCCAGCCTGCCGTTACCAAGCATATTAAAGAGCTGGAAAAGCAGCTAAGCCAGCAGCTTTTTAAACGCAACGGCAACAATATTGCACTTACATCAGCCGGCAAAGTATTAGAAAAATATGCCGAAAAGATTTTTCAAACTTACACCGATCTCGAAAACGAACTGGCTCAATTAAATGATCTGGAAGCCGGTACCCTGCATATAGGCGCAAGCACCACGGTAGCCCAAACCATTTTACCCAAGTTGCTGGCTTTGTTTAAAAAAACATATCCTAAAGTAACCTTCAACTTTATACAGGCCAATACCGATCAGATCTCGCATATGGTGCTGGCCGAAAAAATTGATATTGCCATTGTTGAGGGGGCCGCTCACTCGGCGCAACTCGCTTATACCGATTTTGCGAAGGATGAGATTGTGCTGGTTACCGCGGCAAACAATAAGTTATCCAAAAAGGCCGAGATCACACCCAAACAATTACCCGCTATTCCGCTGGTTTTGCGCGAGGCAGGTTCGGGTACTTTAGATGTGATTTTTAATGCCCTGGCCGGGGTGCAGATCAGTCCTAAAGATCTCAATATCGAAATTCAGCTCGAGAGCAGTATCGCCATCAAACAGTACCTTTTGTATTCAGAAACGGCAACTTTCCTCTCTATCCAGTCAGTAGTAAGCGAATTAAAATACAACGAGCTCAGCATTATCGATATTAAGGGATTGGAGATTTTTCGCACTTTTCAGTTTATCCAGCTGCATGGCAAACACAGCAAACTGATTGAGTTATTTAAACGTTTTTGCCTGGCTAATTATAACTTAAAGTAA
- a CDS encoding hydrogen peroxide-inducible genes activator yields MTITQLEYIVAVDTYRSFVAAADKCFVTQPTLSMQVQKLEDNLGVKIFDRSKQPVVPTEIGIEIINQARIMLSESEKIKEIITDRQKELSGELRVGIIPTVAPYILPKIIHGFIEKYPQVKLVVWEQTTEEIIQQLKLGMLDCGILSTPLHEASLTEIPVFYENFVAYVSKNSKLSKKKNIIPDDIDMEEIWILNEGHCMREQVLNICQRRKSTRGFQHFEYNTGSVETLKRMVDQNNGATILPELALSELTEKQLDKVRHFRSPEPAREVSIVIQRNFLKRRMIEALKNEILEFVPKRMKSKKKKEVMDI; encoded by the coding sequence ATGACTATTACACAACTGGAGTATATTGTGGCGGTTGATACCTACCGCAGTTTTGTGGCCGCTGCCGATAAGTGTTTTGTTACCCAGCCAACGCTGAGCATGCAGGTACAAAAACTGGAAGATAACCTGGGCGTAAAAATCTTCGACCGCAGCAAACAGCCCGTTGTACCCACCGAGATAGGCATCGAAATTATTAACCAGGCCCGCATCATGCTATCTGAAAGTGAAAAGATCAAGGAGATCATCACCGACAGGCAAAAGGAGCTTTCCGGCGAGTTACGTGTAGGCATTATCCCAACCGTTGCACCTTATATACTGCCAAAAATCATCCATGGTTTTATTGAAAAATATCCGCAGGTAAAACTGGTGGTATGGGAACAAACTACCGAAGAGATTATCCAGCAGTTAAAATTGGGTATGCTTGATTGCGGTATCCTCTCCACCCCGCTGCATGAGGCCAGCCTTACCGAGATCCCGGTGTTTTATGAAAACTTTGTGGCTTATGTATCTAAAAACAGTAAGCTCTCTAAAAAGAAAAACATCATTCCGGATGATATTGATATGGAAGAGATCTGGATTTTGAACGAGGGCCACTGCATGCGCGAGCAGGTATTGAACATTTGCCAGCGCCGCAAATCAACCCGCGGCTTTCAGCATTTTGAATATAATACAGGCAGCGTTGAAACCCTTAAGCGTATGGTTGATCAAAACAACGGTGCCACCATCCTGCCCGAACTTGCCCTCTCCGAACTTACCGAAAAACAACTGGATAAAGTACGTCACTTCCGCTCACCCGAGCCCGCCCGTGAGGTAAGTATTGTAATACAGCGTAACTTTTTAAAACGCCGGATGATTGAAGCTTTGAAGAACGAGATTCTGGAGTTTGTGCCTAAGCGGATGAAGAGTAAGAAGAAGAAAGAGGTGATGGATATATAA
- a CDS encoding DUF4199 domain-containing protein, which yields MKKNVLVFGSISGLIIAATGCISGALCYNNPNFQGNMWVGYGSMVLAFSLIFVAIKNYRDKYNGGVISFGKALGIGLSIVAITSTIYVLVWLIEFYNFFPDFMNKYVAHVLNDAKAHGATDAELKQKAAEMAPYAEMYKSPVGVILLTYVEILPVGLVIALIAALILKRKNSDPQLAAN from the coding sequence ATGAAAAAAAATGTACTTGTTTTTGGATCAATCTCGGGTTTGATCATTGCGGCAACCGGATGTATCTCGGGAGCCTTGTGTTATAACAATCCCAATTTTCAGGGCAATATGTGGGTCGGTTACGGCTCGATGGTGCTGGCCTTCTCCTTGATATTTGTAGCCATCAAAAACTACCGAGATAAGTATAATGGTGGCGTAATCAGCTTTGGCAAGGCGCTTGGTATTGGGCTTTCTATTGTAGCTATTACATCAACTATTTATGTATTGGTTTGGCTCATTGAGTTTTATAATTTCTTCCCCGATTTTATGAACAAGTATGTGGCGCATGTGCTAAATGATGCTAAAGCTCATGGTGCAACAGATGCCGAACTTAAACAAAAGGCTGCCGAAATGGCTCCTTATGCAGAAATGTACAAAAGTCCGGTTGGGGTTATCCTGCTTACCTACGTCGAGATACTGCCGGTTGGGCTTGTAATTGCATTGATTGCAGCACTAATATTAAAACGCAAAAATTCCGATCCGCAATTGGCGGCTAACTAA
- a CDS encoding catalase, with protein sequence MENKRKLTTASGRPYVENENSMTAGPRGPILLQDYILHEKMAHFNRERIPERVVHAKGSGAYGTFTVTNDISQYTRAKVFNTIGKQTKLFLRFSTVGGEKGSADTERDPRGFAIKFYTEDGNWDLVGNNTPVFFIKDPKKFGDFIHTQKRDPYTNCKSATMMWDFWSLNPESLHQVTILMSDRGTPYGYRHMDGFGSHTFSFINAKNERFWVKFHFKTQQGIKNFTNDEAADMRGKAPDFAQHDLLTAIDNGDFPKWTLKIQVMPEADAKTYHINPFDLTKVWPHADYPLIDVGVLELNENPDNYFAHVEQAAFAPAHVVDGVGYSPDKMLQGRILSYPDAHRYRLGGNYEQIPVNKCPYLVSNYQRDGQMTVNGNGGSNPNYFPNSFDDIAVDQSYKEPAWDFGSPVGDWYDRNAEGENDHYTQPGDLYRLMDSQAKQNLVNNVVGSMKGIEGSKKELIINRQLCHWFRADINLGMAIAKGLQLDLAETMKQMPQNI encoded by the coding sequence ATGGAAAACAAAAGGAAGCTTACCACCGCTTCGGGCAGGCCTTATGTAGAAAATGAAAACTCGATGACTGCCGGTCCGCGCGGCCCGATATTATTACAGGATTATATCCTGCACGAAAAAATGGCTCACTTTAACCGCGAACGTATTCCTGAGCGTGTAGTTCATGCCAAGGGTTCGGGCGCTTATGGTACATTTACGGTTACGAACGATATCAGCCAGTATACCCGCGCTAAAGTGTTCAATACCATAGGTAAGCAAACCAAATTGTTCCTGCGTTTCTCTACCGTGGGCGGCGAAAAAGGTTCGGCCGATACCGAGCGTGATCCCCGCGGCTTTGCCATTAAATTTTATACCGAAGACGGTAACTGGGATCTGGTTGGCAACAACACCCCGGTTTTCTTTATAAAAGATCCTAAAAAATTCGGCGATTTTATCCACACCCAAAAGCGCGACCCGTATACCAACTGCAAAAGTGCCACCATGATGTGGGATTTCTGGTCGCTGAACCCCGAAAGCCTGCACCAGGTAACTATTTTAATGAGCGACCGCGGCACACCTTATGGTTACCGCCACATGGATGGTTTTGGCAGCCATACGTTTTCGTTCATCAATGCTAAAAACGAGCGGTTTTGGGTTAAATTTCACTTTAAAACGCAGCAGGGTATCAAAAACTTCACAAATGATGAAGCTGCCGATATGCGCGGCAAAGCACCTGATTTTGCACAGCACGATCTGCTAACAGCGATTGATAACGGCGATTTCCCCAAATGGACTTTAAAAATACAGGTAATGCCCGAAGCTGATGCCAAAACATACCACATCAATCCATTTGATTTAACCAAAGTGTGGCCCCATGCTGATTATCCGTTGATCGACGTTGGTGTATTGGAATTAAATGAAAATCCCGATAACTACTTTGCCCATGTTGAGCAGGCGGCTTTTGCCCCGGCACATGTTGTGGATGGTGTAGGCTACTCGCCCGATAAAATGCTGCAGGGCCGCATACTTTCGTACCCCGATGCACACCGCTACCGCCTGGGTGGTAATTATGAACAGATCCCGGTGAATAAATGCCCCTACCTGGTAAGCAACTACCAGCGCGACGGCCAGATGACCGTAAACGGCAACGGCGGCTCAAATCCAAACTATTTCCCTAATAGCTTTGATGATATTGCGGTAGATCAAAGTTATAAAGAACCTGCCTGGGATTTTGGCAGTCCGGTTGGCGATTGGTATGACCGTAATGCCGAAGGCGAAAATGATCATTACACCCAACCCGGCGATTTATACCGGCTGATGGATAGCCAGGCCAAACAAAACCTGGTTAACAATGTGGTTGGCTCGATGAAAGGTATTGAGGGGTCTAAGAAGGAGTTGATCATTAACCGCCAGCTCTGCCACTGGTTTAGGGCCGACATTAATTTAGGTATGGCCATTGCCAAAGGCTTACAGCTTGATTTGGCCGAAACGATGAAGCAAATGCCACAGAACATTTAA
- a CDS encoding superoxide dismutase, producing MAFTLPALSYATDALEPHIDKLTMEIHHGKHHLAYVTNLNKALEGKPEADSNIDDIIKNISKFPAAVRNNGGGHYNHTLFWTLLSPNGGGEPTGALADAIKSTFGSFADFKTKVSEAGATRFGSGWAWLIVTADKKLAVTSTPNQDNPLMDIAEVKGTPILGIDVWEHAYYLKYQNRRPDYLAAIWNVINWNHVAELYAKATA from the coding sequence ATGGCATTTACACTACCGGCGTTATCCTACGCTACCGATGCTCTGGAACCGCACATTGATAAACTGACCATGGAAATTCACCACGGCAAACACCACCTGGCTTATGTTACCAACTTAAACAAAGCTTTGGAAGGTAAACCTGAGGCCGACAGCAACATTGATGATATCATTAAAAATATCTCAAAATTCCCTGCTGCTGTACGTAACAATGGTGGTGGTCATTACAACCATACTTTATTCTGGACTTTGTTATCACCAAACGGTGGTGGCGAGCCTACAGGTGCTTTGGCCGATGCTATTAAAAGCACTTTCGGTTCATTCGCCGATTTTAAAACCAAAGTATCTGAAGCCGGTGCAACCCGTTTCGGTTCGGGTTGGGCATGGTTAATTGTTACTGCTGATAAAAAACTTGCTGTAACTTCAACCCCTAACCAGGACAACCCATTGATGGATATTGCCGAAGTAAAAGGTACCCCGATTTTAGGTATCGACGTTTGGGAGCATGCTTACTACCTGAAATACCAAAACCGTCGCCCGGATTATTTAGCAGCCATCTGGAATGTAATTAACTGGAACCACGTTGCCGAGCTTTATGCTAAAGCAACTGCTTAA
- a CDS encoding 2Fe-2S iron-sulfur cluster-binding protein produces MINLTIIDRDGGRMPVEIPEGINLSLMEVLKASEYEILATCGGMALCATCHVQVIEGPEQYFTPTDAELDVLDTLPYVEPSSRLACQIRITEDMDGMVFKLMGGD; encoded by the coding sequence ATGATTAACCTTACTATAATTGACCGCGATGGCGGCAGGATGCCGGTAGAAATCCCGGAAGGTATTAACCTGAGCCTGATGGAAGTGCTAAAAGCTTCTGAATACGAGATCCTGGCTACCTGCGGCGGTATGGCCCTTTGTGCTACCTGCCATGTACAGGTTATTGAAGGCCCCGAACAATATTTTACGCCAACTGATGCCGAGCTGGACGTATTGGATACTTTACCCTATGTTGAGCCCAGCAGCCGCCTGGCCTGCCAGATCAGGATTACAGAGGATATGGATGGGATGGTGTTTAAACTGATGGGTGGAGATTAG
- a CDS encoding nucleoside deaminase, whose product MRYISFEDEPAISPDEYFMGEALKEARYALEEDEIPIGAIVVYNGRIIGKGHNLTERLNDVSAHAEMQALTAAANLMGGKYLQGCTLYVTMEPCVMCAGASYWFQVSKIVFGAYDNKLGFGRINQKITHPKTIITGGIREAECSQLVKDFFKGKRKK is encoded by the coding sequence ATGAGATACATCAGTTTTGAGGACGAGCCAGCCATATCGCCCGATGAATATTTTATGGGCGAGGCGCTAAAAGAAGCCCGCTACGCTTTAGAGGAAGACGAGATCCCCATCGGGGCTATAGTGGTTTACAACGGCCGCATCATTGGCAAAGGCCATAACCTTACCGAACGGTTGAACGATGTATCGGCCCATGCCGAAATGCAGGCCCTTACCGCCGCCGCCAACCTGATGGGCGGCAAATACCTGCAGGGCTGCACACTGTATGTTACCATGGAGCCATGCGTAATGTGCGCGGGCGCGTCATACTGGTTCCAGGTAAGCAAAATTGTTTTTGGGGCTTATGATAATAAACTGGGCTTTGGCCGCATCAACCAAAAAATAACCCACCCCAAAACCATCATCACCGGCGGCATCCGCGAAGCCGAATGCAGCCAGCTGGTGAAGGATTTTTTTAAAGGGAAGAGGAAGAAGTAG
- a CDS encoding tRNA-binding protein codes for METITWHDFEKVELRVGTVLEAIDFPEARKPAFKVRVDFGEHGIRWSSAQITKHYTKDQLVGRQIVGVTNFPKKQIANFMSEFLVTGFADENGDIVLTAVEKPVPNGSKLI; via the coding sequence ATGGAAACCATCACCTGGCATGATTTTGAAAAAGTGGAACTTAGGGTAGGCACCGTCCTCGAAGCCATTGATTTTCCCGAAGCCCGCAAACCCGCCTTTAAAGTAAGGGTTGATTTTGGCGAGCACGGTATCCGCTGGTCGAGCGCGCAAATCACTAAGCATTATACTAAAGATCAGTTGGTTGGCAGGCAGATAGTGGGTGTAACCAATTTTCCTAAAAAGCAGATTGCCAATTTTATGTCGGAGTTTTTGGTTACCGGCTTTGCCGATGAAAATGGTGATATTGTATTAACCGCTGTAGAAAAACCCGTGCCAAACGGCAGCAAACTTATTTAA
- a CDS encoding NAD(P)/FAD-dependent oxidoreductase encodes MEQITTDICIIGAGPVGLFAVFEAGLLKMRCHLIDVLPQVGGQLSEIYPHKPIYDIPGYPDITAQQLIDNLMLQIAPFNPTFSLGERVETLNRREDGSYDIKTDDGTSVHCQVVVIAGGLGCFEPRKPEIDRLADFEGKGVAYMVKNPEHFRGKKVVLAGGGDSALDWAVFLSNVAERVTLVHRGDTFRGAPDSAGKVFDLAKEGKIDLILKSNVVALTGDDSLQEITLLDRNNQVSHIEADHLIPLFGLSPKLGPIAEWGLNIDRSAIAVNTVDYSTNIERIYAIGDINTYPGKLKLILCGFHEAALMAQSAFKYVFPEQKLSFKYTTVYGVSAF; translated from the coding sequence ATGGAACAAATCACTACTGATATTTGCATTATAGGGGCGGGCCCTGTTGGTTTATTTGCTGTTTTTGAAGCCGGGCTGTTAAAAATGCGCTGCCATTTAATTGATGTACTGCCGCAGGTTGGCGGGCAACTTTCCGAAATTTATCCGCATAAACCCATTTACGATATCCCGGGCTATCCGGATATTACCGCGCAGCAGTTAATTGATAACCTGATGCTGCAGATTGCGCCATTTAACCCAACGTTTAGTTTGGGCGAACGTGTGGAAACCCTTAACAGGCGCGAAGATGGATCATACGATATTAAAACAGACGACGGCACCAGCGTGCACTGCCAGGTAGTTGTGATTGCCGGTGGCTTAGGCTGCTTTGAACCCCGCAAACCCGAAATTGACCGCCTTGCCGATTTTGAAGGCAAGGGCGTAGCCTACATGGTGAAAAATCCAGAGCATTTCCGTGGTAAAAAAGTGGTACTGGCCGGCGGCGGCGATTCGGCTTTGGATTGGGCAGTTTTTTTGAGCAACGTAGCCGAAAGGGTAACGCTGGTTCATAGGGGCGATACCTTCCGCGGAGCACCGGATAGTGCAGGGAAAGTTTTTGATCTGGCTAAGGAGGGTAAGATTGACCTGATCCTGAAATCGAACGTGGTTGCACTAACTGGTGATGATAGTTTGCAGGAAATTACGCTGCTCGACCGAAACAACCAGGTGAGCCATATCGAGGCCGATCACCTGATCCCGCTTTTTGGTCTCAGTCCTAAGTTGGGACCTATTGCTGAGTGGGGATTGAATATCGACAGATCAGCCATAGCAGTAAACACCGTTGATTACAGCACTAATATTGAGCGTATTTATGCCATTGGCGATATCAATACCTATCCCGGTAAATTAAAGCTGATACTTTGCGGTTTTCACGAAGCGGCCTTGATGGCACAGAGTGCCTTTAAATATGTATTCCCCGAGCAAAAACTGAGTTTTAAATATACCACCGTTTATGGTGTTAGCGCCTTTTAG